The DNA segment taaatgtcaaagatacgacaATAATATGCATAGACTAGCTGAGTTACTGCACCCTattatagccccgtggccctttatgaaatgaggaatggatatcgtaggtccattgccacaagcaaaaggtcaggtgaaatttctacttgtacttacagattatttcactaaatgggtagaaacAAGAgtatttaaacaggtacgagtgaaggaagttaaagacttcatttggagaaatataatatgccgttttggagtaccaaaggaaatcgtgtgtgacaatggtccgtaattcataggagctcaaatcacagaattttttcaaagttggcaaattaagaggataacatctacaccataccatccagtgggtaatggacaagcggaatccacaaacaaagtcattatcaacaacttgaagaaaaggttataggattcaaaaggtaattggcctgaggtattacctggagtattatgggcttatcgtacaacgacaaaaacaagcacgggagaaacaccattttcaatggtttatggtgcggaggccttaattccagttgaaataggagaaccaagcacacggtacgttcaagcaacggaggaatcaaatgatgaagagatgcgggtgaaccttgatttgctcgaaggaagaagagaagttgCATTAATAAGGACGGCAGCACAAAAGTAAGTAATTGAATGGTATTATAACTGGAAAGCACACCTCAGATTCTTTAAAATTGGgaacttcgtgcttaaaaaggtgttccaatctacaaAAGCTGCTAATTcgggaaagctaagtccaacatagGAAGGACCTTAcagagttcgtgacattgcgggaaaaggagcatacgattTGGAGACAATGGGTGGCAAGGTgctaccctcacattggaatacTGTCCACCTAAAGAGATATTATTTCTGAGAAAGTACCTACGATCAGGTATCGCTATAtttgaatttttctttgaattgttaaaattttactaacgattttagatgctaggcaaaacccctaactcgtgccaaatgatgagtcacgacctgcacggCAAAGTGGAATATTCtaaaattcccagcccagggttacaaatTAATCTGATAGAAATACACATaggttaggcagtcttcatctttaatcgcacctccgagtcccgtatgtttttctgttttcaggaaaaatgaccaaattgtgagaaacaaacaagtgctcgaggcttcatacttcagcgctcaaacacttggggactGCATATTGTACACAAATATGTGCGGTAAGACGGAGACGTAAATCGAAACAAGTGTCAAGCAGAAGTTACGGAACCTCAGCATTCATCATTGTGTTCTTTCCTATCAAAATAAAGGAAGATGCAAAACATACATCATAGTGTTCtttcccatgagaacaacagaatcacctctcaaacccttcctaaTACATTAAGATAGGGTCATGATTATGTATTGAAACAGGTTATAAGGAAAAACGTTATAGATGTATCTCAATACATGTAATATTCAAAAGCCTGtccaagttcatgaataaaaacttgtcaaagttgtttcaaacaaaacatgtgtgttcctatttctttcatcgtattataacagcattatgaagttgagacgtcttcttcattaagtgtctatatataaaagggccctcttttataaacctcatgttaataagtcatgagaagaatcataaagcattttcaaaggataaaaatgctaaactattctataagtcctaagtagataaggaaaaggcaagaatagagcacattgaagtactaacaatcttcttgatataattaaaaagactaagtagaaacttagtcaacaaaaagatcatacaagtgccccattatgataactggggactttcaccaaaaaatcccttaaaaaaataactaagggataaaaccatcatccaacaaagaaagtaaaaacaaagTCTGGAAATTTAACTGGTCACTGAAGGGTtggcacatcagaagttgcaatattaatttcactttcagaaaCAGTCACAGGCACGGTgacaacttctgaagaagcaacAACAGGAGCGGTTTCAGCTGGGCTTGAAGTGTTAGGTTCAAcgagggaagcaagagtcacggAAGTTTCAGCTTCCATAGACTGAGTCGTAGAAATTTCACCCTCGGGAGCTAGAATTGCAACATCTTCAACTTCAACTACCACAGCAACGACTTCGTCATTTACAGGTTCCTTAGCCATGGGAGCTTCAATTGCCGgagaaggaaagtcaaatgattgTTGggttctttcaatggtttctaaaACTTTGGCCAACTCTGAGTCTAAGTCAAAGTTTTCTTGTCTGGCCtccattaaagcatcacgacgagagtttaagaaagcccaactcacctctaaatcaaacttctcctcaagaagtccatactccctttcccacatagcaagatcattctttaacacttgatgttcagctaaatgagaatcaagggaagattcaagggaggcatgagaacttTCTAAGGCATGTACTTTGTCAGAAGAGATCTTTAAATCAGTTTGAACTTGAGTCAAGTTCTGCACtaattctcctgcatattcttctttcttgtccAAGAGTGTCTTAAGTTCTCTGATTTCTTCATTTGACTTTGATAACTGTTCTGAAAAGCAACATTCAAGGCGCTCCTTGTCTTTTTCAAATTGACTTGAAGAAGCTTTGGCAACTGCTAACTCAGAAGTCAGACTtcgcttttgctgctccaggtgatttctactctcttgcaattcttctatagttccctgagcattctcaaactgctctttccaattaTCTGCTTCTAGCTAGGCTCCCTtggctatttcctcagcctcgtggatagacttttcagactcacgagttttcttttccagaagggaaattcttcccatcaattctgtaccaatgaggttagcctacagtgacaactcatagaaataagaatttagagataaaaaaaaacttgttagtaagtagagaaaaaataccttcaaagtagagtgaactatgtcattcatcaaagttaagcaactgtgactgctcatcttcttcttctcaatatctccaatcaaaggcctaagccagACATCTGCTCCACCAGACTTCCTTAAAAGACTGTTATTAGCAGGAACTTCAAGTGTAACGCTCCTCATAGCCAAGCTTCTGCTACTGGAACCATCATCTGCATGTTGAACAGAGGGAGGGGGAGCTATAGAAGGAGGAGCGGTAGAAGAAATGAAAATAACAGGCGTCAAAGGACTCGAAGCAGGTAAGGGAGCAGAGACAGGCAAGGGAGCAGAAATAGATAAGGGAGCAGGAACATATAGAACGGGCAAGGAAGCACTTGAAACCAACGGAGGAATAGAAGGAATGAGAacagaggaagaaaaaggaacttcatctaaaaCTAGACCTAGTTCTCCACTTTCAAAACCACCAACAAAGAGATGTTGAATAGACTCATTGGTGTCCCTCGGAGTGGTTTCATCATCAGAAGGGATGCGAACAGGTTCGGTAAGTGAGGCACGAACAGGGGTAACTACAGCTTCATCCTCGGAAATGATGCGTCTCCTAACTCTTGGTCTAGCTATTAAAGAggtgtcttcatcttcatcattcTCAGAATCCtcttctacaactttcctcttTGATAGCGTAGCTTGAGTTCTCTCCAAAGAGAATGAAGTACCAGAAGAGGCTCGAAGGGCAATAGCTACTTCAGCTGtcattcctcgaatagcaaatcctgacaaaaagaaggatgaaaaaagttagaaacaagaaaggaCTTAACATACGAAAAATCATAAAGAGATGCATAccatgagttttcactttccaaccatgtaAATTGGAAATGGATTTCCAAGTTCTTGCCACCATagattgaatctacccaaccacaaatattaggaacgggttccacatctcccatagttgctacagaaaagcaaaaagagacgAAATTataaaagaaattgaaattcttaaagataggtacggtaagtaaaaaaaaaacttacgtgcaaagttccacttctcagggaaggggatatatgtttcacccaccaaatcaactgtgcgtactgtcacacctcctttttccgctcccgcgggggtacaggagttttttccaattaaaggacagtcgaaacaagatttatttctttatttcagagtcgccacttgggagatttagggtgtcccaagtcacctattttaatcccgaatcgaggaaaagaatgactctgtattacagtctgcgcaccagaaatccggataaggaattctgttaacccgggagaaggtgttaggcattcccgagttccgtggttctagcacggtcgcttaactgttatattcggcttgattatctaatataatacgtattataaacttatgtgcaaattttatcccttagccgcttttattattctttttatttattgttattattttacgaaaaattgcaacattgtgaaaacgtatttcaaatcacgtcgcaatcaattgcacccgtggttattcgacacatttcgactccgttgagatttagatttgggttacataaatgcacacccgtatttaaggaaataacattattaaatacgcgcctagagcgactagcgtgtcattattttgggtagggccgtgaaatttgctaaaacggctcctccctaattctaagcaattaactgtacatttattgagggccccgaaatctatacatttcattaagcgaggctcatctcatttattttaaatggacaaatcttaaagcgactacattttttctataaaaattagtctctaaaataaagaaagaaaaatcctaattaattactagcttttataattttaagaaaacatgacatgctaattgcttggttaatacaaatattgatgaaaaaaaagaattttactcttaatttcgaaattttaaataaaataaaaattcaacaactaatattcaaaataaacaaatatagctagattaaaactcagcatttttattattattttttttaacaaaaaatatattattgagatgaattattcacaatcatttgaaactagatttaaccataattactaaagcttattagaaagtttattagacttaaacgttcttctaatcttgcttaagctcaagtcatgccttaatgcctaatttacgatgtttaatttaaattcatgttttaactaaatttagctacttgttcatgatcaacctacaatcttgaagccttcatagttagtgaattaacctgttttgccgaactgatttattacagactaacttatgatattattttcttattccagctattatttagtaattcatgaaatagcttaaatacaatcaacaaaagaaacaaagaaaaaaaacgaaattaaaacttcaaattttcattcttcatatgtattcatgcttcatatttcggattacaataaccagcttttcaattgtgtacctgatattggaagcaaaagaaaatgaatatgagaatcagcagcagcagtaaaatcagtacaacacagcaacaatagcccagcaacagtaacaaaccagtggagtagtaatccaaaaaaaaaacaaaatcttccagctttgatgaaacaacaattaattctgatttcaaacaacaaaagaaagcagaatattttttttagttttttttttttattttgaaagcttaaatatttttcggaattttctatctcttaaatgttcagcccttttctctctcttattttcagatttgtttctctctctcgtatctgtgtattttttttcTATCTCTCTGTATATCCTttcttttgatttcaagacttcacatatataacccatcccataaacctttcaattaattaaaatccatacttttctctacccaacccattatctttccactcatccccattacattaaataaacatatcacaccaccccatttcattttgtcccccatgcttcatttaaaataatgcaagattcccctttaaattaaatcttgtcccccctttatattaaataatcatatcacaacccaccccatttcattttgtcccccatgcttcaaataaacaattacaaaatgtacaattcctaaactaccccttccgaccttactgaaattaccaaactacccctgaacgttttacaaatttaccaaactacccatcaactataacacatcaattaatcaaacttaaccaaaatatagacaatatgatcaatttctaacaatgttcaaacaacaatatgaacacggatgaacatcataacaacaatatcacatgaacacgattttaacaacatttcaacaacaaatcacatgaacacaaattgaacaacaaagaacaactaaaatttgattgaacaatattttagcaacaaacaatcctattttcggattcaacaactacaacaaacaagtatatttggATTTCtaaacttcaatcatattgaacttaaaatcaattctaacaacattacaaccaacaattcaagaacaatcaaacaaagtatgaacatgaattgaaTCTATTTTGAACAACAAatatgatggatttaaacgattaaaccaacatatttctctaacacaactaaattctttagacaaataacaagatcgacgaataaacaattatgaacttaagcttgaacttaacaatattaacaatttctaacaatacataaacacatgaaacaaattgaagaaatagttaattaaatttcaatttgaatctaacaaacatcaaactaacaaatattcacttaaacaataatacaaacatgacatgaatatgaaaacaactaattaaacttctattttgaaatctgaaaattaatttaacaaacaacatgaacacactagaaaattatttcaatgatgaacaacgaacaaaacaaggattaaatcgtttaacgattttggatccggagaatatcaaacaaaaatatggacaaaaataaaactcaaaaacaactaaccggaggtgaatcaacgacgaactttgattgtaaacaaatctgtccgagcctcgaccaaagctcgaacgaaagacgacgaagacgaagaagaagtagaagcagcggcggaggaaggaggagcagcggcagcgtcgcggacagccatggctgctcgtcgaaGCTGGACACAGGCAGCAGTTGACGCGgcagaacaggagcagctggtcgaccatggcagcatgaagcagaagtagaagcagcggcggaggaaggaggagcagcggcagcgtcgcggacagccatggctgctcgtcgcagctggacacgggcagcagctggtcgtctactgctgctgcgttcagcagcttatggagaaaatggagcagcagttcgggaagccatggacgacgcagaggcagcaagaaaaagcaacaaacatggcgatgggttgacgacgaagacgcagccatggacgagccttttgagcttgacatggagaagatgggcttcttggtggtgtgtgcgcttgtgtcgaaggagattaagctgctggagcttagccatggcagccatggatgtgtgttttagagtttggagaagaaagaagaaaagaagaagaagaatgatagggggggcggatgacttaggtctttttagggttttttttttcttttttgtttttgttttgtgttgtttgtaagataataggatgttgggttatggactgggtcgacccagttcgaaatggactgggtcgtagggaagattgggccattttttgggcctatggcttgaaatcgaagaagaggcccaattccgactttctttatattttcgctctcttttcttcttttatttctctaaaactaaattataaaaatacttaaactattattaagaactaaattaagttataaaagcgcaaattaactctcaataacaattaacgcacaattaagtattaattaagcataaaattgtatatttggacattaaatgctaaaaatgcaaacgatgcctatttttgtaatttttaatttttgtaaaacaaatttaatcactaacaattgtagaattaaatcctacatgcaaaatgcgacatatttttgtattttttattaatttagcaaataaacatgcacagacaaatgcaaataattattcaaaatatcacaaaatatcacaaaattgcacatcaaagaaaaatcattttatttttgaattttttgggactaattctcatattgggcaaaaatcacgtgcttacagctgcccctctttgcctgaagacacgaagggttttcgtgcaaagataaagcgagcgatttttgcccatccgagtactccgtgtgaagcatttttgaaaaaggtttgaccgaacctttgcttcaaaggtttcctacatatcctgggctaaacaggaatcaggtcaatgtagttcgggagcacccaagctttcttcttcaatttacgggcctttctgacatctgccgctgttggtttgaaccctaacccgaatgtgtccagatttttgggcaaagatacaggttgagtaatgccctgcagttcaacccccaaacccttcccgggcacgaacccgttattcaacatttctgacactaccatgacggtcgcaactgacaccctaggacatggcatgcttttacgctcaggcaccctgctcaccggaaccgtgtcgaggatctgatacacccacGACCCCgtatcatcttcggtctctataaaaggtacaatggcatcattcatggcgcatgtgggatcttccccatgtaacacaatttcttgtctgtcccactcgaatttgatcatttggtgcagtgtggagggcacgacttttgccgcatgaatccacggtcgacccaacaaaagattataggatactgcagcatccaacacctgaaattccatcgtgaactcgactgggccaatagtcaattcgagtacaatatctcctaccgtgtttgttccccctccatcgaaccctcgaacacaaatgctatttttgcggattctatcctcatcaatctttaacttgttcaatgtggataacgtgcaaatattagcgctcgacccgttatcgattagtgcccgagtaaccattgaaccttcacatttgaccgtcaaatagagagccttgttgtgttttgtgccttccataggcaattcatcatcagaaaatgctatcctgttcacttcaaagatcttgttggcaattgtctctaaatggtttactgagattttgtcaggcacatgagcctcattcaatatcttcattaaagctcggcaatgctcatcagagtgaattaataatgacaacaacgagatttgggccggtgtttttctcagttgctcaacaatggaataatcttgtcctttcatctttttcagaaactcttctgcttcctcttccgttacagcttttttaactggcactggattgtcttttgcgcccttagcttttctcaactcttcaggggcgaaacaacgtcctgaccgggtcagtccctgtgcttcacaactttcttcctcaatttcctttcctttgtatgtcaccactactttgtcatatttccagggtacggctttgctatcaaccatgggtaactggactaccggttttatgacaaccggctctatatagactcccttcacgaccaccacgggcatggatactgaccttggtaccactatcttgactggctcctgctttttctcggccacaaacgatccctttcccattactagcactggcttgtcttctactgcttttaactgaaccactggccttgcactcactgtcttttctttggtttccgtagaacgaatcaccataaccacctgcgaaggtttcttaggctctgcccccttatgtatcagttcgatcatgttggcctcataatgcgctggtaacggattttgattgatgttcggggcctctggagcctgtacctcaatacgacgattatcaatgagctcttggattgcgtttttcaacttccaacatttttcagtatcgtgccccggcatccctgagcaatactcgcagctaacagagtggtccaggtttctgggaagaggatttggtgctttggattcaactggggtcagcatccccaactgtttcaatctgtggaaaagagaagtgtaagattctcccagcggagtaaatgtttttttgtttggggccttctcatttctaaaagcttggtttgggcggaagctggttcctggtctgttagccctgggaggtggataggtgttttgtgggtgtggctgtgtattttggggacttggtgtacgccattgcgagtgcactgggggttgagtgtaggtctgggcgtggtgaatagaaaattgtggttctggtggtggataatagtgttgcggtggaccatatggggtatattgatagtttgggtgatggggtctgggttggctGTAGTAGAGTGGACGGCTATTGTGCttggaccaaacattagcttcaactgccgcaacttcttctttcttcttcttccccagcacaccaccagtaccgctttggatggcctgggtggttgctttcaacgccgagtagctcaagatcttgttagatttcaatccttcttcaatcatggctcccatctttaccacttcattaaacgacttcccgacagatgtcactagatgaccaaaataggtaggttccaatgtttgcaagaagtaatctaccatctcactttcccgcatgggaggatcaacccttgcagcttgttccctccagcggaaaccaaactctctaaaactttccccaggcttcttttctagtttcaacaatgacagacgatcagggactatttcgaggttatattgaaaatggccgatgaatgcctgggccaaatcatcccatgtataccatcggccggggtcttgcctcgtgtaccattctagcgctgacccgctcaggctttgcccgaaatatgctatcaacaactcatcttttcccccagcccctctcattttgctacaaaaaccacgcagatgggctactgggtcaccgtgcccctcatataagtcaaacttcggcattttaaaccccgcaggcaactgtacatcaggaaaagggcacaaatctttgtatgcgacactaacttggtttcctaaaccatgcatgttcctgaaggattgctccaggcttttgactttacgaatcacctcctcttgttctgcattcttaaccggtttctcaacttctcccgggatttcaaaatggggagaggaggtatatggctcaggcgctttgaaagtgggttcgggagggtaatattgggtgtcgtgagcttggaatagcggctcactggatgatctatgtagtggagctgggggaggtgccacaaagacgggaacatttggtggaggagggttttgagtgggaggtggagcttgggaatcataagcctctcttccctgataatagtgatggcttgggaaacttgttgaaggaccgggagaggggtattccggcgtgtgtactggttggagggtaggagtaacgggtagttcttgccccttctgggctctagctaaggctatctgcatttcattcatttctagcctcattttttccattttctccagggcttccttcagcatctgattggccgttttttctgactcaacgctgttgtctgacccagtcatgctttctg comes from the Nicotiana sylvestris chromosome 4, ASM39365v2, whole genome shotgun sequence genome and includes:
- the LOC138890216 gene encoding uncharacterized protein; translation: MVARTWKSISNLHGWKVKTHGFAIRGMTAEVAIALRASSGTSFSLERTQATLSKRKVVEEDSENDEDEDTSLIARPRVRRRIISEDEAVVTPVRASLTEPVRIPSDDETTPRDTNESIQHLFVGGFESGELGLVLDEVPFSSSVLIPSIPPLVSSASLPVLYVPAPLSISAPLPVSAPLPASSPLTPVIFISSTAPPSIAPPPSVQHADDGSSSRSLAMRSVTLEVPANNSLLRKSGGADVWLRPLIGDIEKKKMSSHKELQESRNHLEQQKRSLTSELAVAKASSSQFEKDKERLECCFSEQLSKSNEEIRELKTLLDKKEEYAGELVQNLTQVQTDLKISSDKVHALESSHASLESSLDSHLAEHQVQENFDLDSELAKVLETIERTQQSFDFPSPAIEAPMAKEPVNDEVVAVVVEVEDVAILAPEGEISTTQSMEAETSVTLASLVEPNTSSPAETAPVVASSEVVTVPVTVSESEINIATSDVPTLQ